The proteins below are encoded in one region of Bacillus vallismortis:
- a CDS encoding LacI family DNA-binding transcriptional regulator: MANIKDIAEKAGVSITTVSRVINNHPYVSEDKRNRVFEAMEALAYTRNIHAVHLSKGYSNMIGVVLPTINLPYFAELIGGIADAAEGSGIHLSLFQTNYDIQKEIFALTQLKERQVDGLIFCSKALADERLMDWKGPILLCQNSDIGRFSTISIPHEQAFRYGLDYLMAKGHKKIAICLARKKGMNSHFRIKAYREALEEIGEAFHEDWVIEKAISINDGKALFHKWKNWKEKPTAIFVANDQVSAGLLLEAKARRVLVPDELAILSVDNHEISQSLGITTIDIQTKEMGKQAFAMLEKRIQGQPIEKKVLDYRLIERSTV, translated from the coding sequence ATGGCCAATATTAAAGACATTGCAGAAAAAGCCGGTGTCTCCATTACAACGGTTTCCCGAGTCATCAACAACCATCCTTACGTCAGCGAAGATAAAAGAAATAGGGTGTTTGAGGCAATGGAAGCGTTGGCGTACACGAGAAATATCCATGCCGTGCATTTATCGAAAGGATATTCAAACATGATTGGCGTTGTCTTGCCGACAATTAATTTGCCTTATTTTGCAGAGCTGATTGGAGGCATAGCTGATGCAGCCGAGGGATCCGGGATTCACCTCTCCTTATTCCAAACCAACTACGATATTCAGAAAGAAATTTTTGCGCTGACCCAGTTAAAAGAGCGCCAAGTTGACGGCTTGATTTTTTGTTCGAAAGCGCTTGCTGATGAGAGGCTCATGGATTGGAAGGGCCCGATATTGCTTTGCCAGAATTCAGATATCGGCCGTTTTTCAACCATCAGCATCCCTCACGAACAAGCATTCAGGTACGGATTGGACTATTTAATGGCCAAAGGCCATAAAAAAATAGCCATCTGTTTGGCAAGAAAGAAGGGCATGAACAGCCATTTTCGAATCAAAGCCTATAGAGAAGCATTGGAAGAGATCGGAGAGGCATTTCATGAAGATTGGGTGATCGAGAAAGCGATTTCAATCAATGATGGGAAGGCGCTCTTTCATAAATGGAAAAATTGGAAGGAGAAGCCGACGGCTATTTTTGTCGCCAATGATCAAGTTTCAGCAGGGCTTTTACTTGAAGCAAAGGCGCGGCGGGTATTGGTGCCAGATGAGCTTGCCATTTTAAGCGTTGATAACCATGAAATCAGCCAATCGCTTGGTATCACAACGATCGACATTCAAACAAAGGAAATGGGAAAGCAGGCGTTTGCGATGCTGGAAAAAAGAATTCAGGGACAGCCGATTGAAAAGAAAGTTCTCGATTACCGCCTCATCGAAAGATCGACTGTTTAG
- the papB gene encoding di/tri-peptidase yields MNRIQRVSSWLKEAGHTAAFIHTKENVFYLTGFYTEPHERLMGLFIFQEEEPFFVCPGMEADQARNAGWNHEIIGYADHENPWELIEKALKKRHIGIHTLAVEKDSISLSRGEQLKHSVGGAQFVSAEETLNQFRLIKDDKEIRLLQEAAKLADFGVEVGTAALREGISEVEVLAQIEYELKKKGIQGMSFSTMVLFGEKSGQPHGNPGTATLKKGDFVLFDLGVILDGYCSDITRTFAYKSINSKQEEIYETVLQAEKAAIEASKPGVRIGDLDLTARGIIEKAGYGDYFPHRLGHGLGISVHEYPSMSQANDTLLQEGMVYTIEPGIYVPEIGGVRIEDDVHVTKNGAVALTQFPKELIILP; encoded by the coding sequence GTGAATAGAATACAACGCGTCTCTTCATGGCTGAAGGAAGCAGGGCATACTGCCGCATTTATTCATACGAAAGAAAATGTTTTTTACTTAACCGGCTTTTACACAGAGCCGCATGAAAGATTAATGGGCTTATTTATTTTTCAAGAAGAAGAGCCTTTCTTTGTTTGTCCCGGAATGGAAGCAGACCAGGCCCGCAACGCAGGATGGAATCATGAAATCATTGGCTATGCGGATCACGAAAATCCGTGGGAGCTGATAGAGAAAGCCTTGAAAAAGCGACATATCGGCATACATACACTTGCGGTAGAAAAGGACTCGATCTCACTGTCACGTGGAGAACAGCTGAAGCACTCTGTCGGCGGGGCTCAGTTTGTTTCAGCCGAAGAAACTCTCAATCAATTTCGGCTCATTAAAGACGACAAGGAAATTCGTTTGCTGCAAGAGGCGGCAAAGCTTGCTGATTTCGGTGTTGAAGTCGGCACAGCCGCTTTACGTGAAGGCATTAGTGAAGTGGAAGTGCTCGCTCAAATCGAGTATGAGTTGAAGAAAAAAGGGATTCAGGGCATGTCTTTCTCCACAATGGTTTTATTCGGGGAAAAATCAGGCCAGCCTCACGGAAATCCGGGCACAGCCACATTGAAGAAAGGTGATTTTGTTTTATTTGATCTCGGGGTTATTCTTGACGGGTACTGCTCTGATATTACAAGAACATTTGCATACAAGAGCATCAATTCGAAGCAAGAAGAGATTTATGAAACGGTGCTTCAAGCGGAAAAAGCCGCGATTGAGGCAAGCAAACCCGGAGTCAGAATCGGAGATCTGGATTTAACTGCCCGCGGTATCATTGAAAAGGCGGGATACGGTGATTATTTTCCTCACCGGCTGGGACACGGACTCGGGATTTCTGTCCATGAGTACCCATCAATGAGCCAAGCCAACGATACACTGCTGCAGGAAGGCATGGTCTACACGATCGAACCAGGGATTTATGTGCCTGAGATCGGCGGCGTGCGCATAGAGGATGACGTTCATGTGACAAAAAACGGAGCGGTTGCTCTGACCCAATTTCCGAAGGAATTGATCATACTGCCATAA
- the pfeT gene encoding metal-transporting ATPase PfeT, which translates to MNEQVIAPHDPHEPLKTEQREKNWAQHAELIAALVSGALILAGWLLSGHQVLSVSLYLLAFVIGGFAKAKEGIEETFESKTLNVELLMIFAAIGSALIGYWAEGAILIFIFSLSGALETYTMNKSSRDLTSLMQLEPEEATLMVNGETKRVAVSDLKAGDMIVIKPGERVAADGVIESGSTNLDESALTGESMPVEKHIGDAVFTGTVNRNGSLTVRVTKANEDSLFRKIIKLVESAQNSVSPAQAFIERFENAYVKGVLIVVGLLLFVPHFALGWSWSETFYRAMVFMVVASPCALVASIMPAALSLISNGARNGMLVKGSVYLEQLGSVQMIAFDKTGTVTKGQPAVETVKIADGFSETEVLEAVYAIETQSSHPLAQAITAYAESRGVNQSGYISIEETSGFGVMAEVSGAKWKIGKAGFIGEEKAAQFIKQTAPDIIQSGYTIVFVKKDDQIAGCIALKDQIRPEAKEVMEELNRLGIKTAMLTGDHEDTAQAIAKEAGMTTVAAECLPDQKVNEIKRLKEEFGTIAMVGDGINDAPALKAADVGIAMGGGTDVALETADMVLMQNDLKKLVNMCRLSRKMNRIVKQNIVFSLAVICLLICANFLQVMELPFGVIGHEGSTILVILNGLRLLK; encoded by the coding sequence ATGAATGAACAAGTTATCGCTCCACACGATCCGCACGAGCCATTAAAAACAGAACAGAGAGAAAAAAACTGGGCACAGCATGCTGAGCTTATTGCAGCACTCGTATCAGGCGCTCTTATTTTGGCCGGCTGGCTCTTATCCGGACATCAAGTATTGTCAGTATCGCTTTACCTGCTGGCTTTTGTGATCGGCGGGTTTGCTAAAGCAAAGGAAGGAATCGAAGAAACGTTCGAATCCAAAACACTGAATGTAGAACTTTTAATGATTTTCGCTGCCATTGGTTCGGCATTAATCGGATACTGGGCAGAGGGTGCTATTTTAATATTTATTTTTTCTTTAAGCGGCGCTTTAGAAACATACACGATGAATAAAAGCAGCAGAGATTTAACTTCTTTGATGCAACTTGAGCCAGAAGAGGCGACACTGATGGTCAATGGCGAAACGAAAAGAGTTGCGGTTTCCGACTTGAAGGCCGGTGATATGATTGTGATCAAGCCCGGAGAACGAGTAGCGGCAGACGGTGTCATTGAATCAGGCTCAACAAATCTAGACGAGTCAGCATTAACAGGTGAGTCAATGCCTGTAGAAAAACACATCGGTGACGCGGTATTTACGGGGACTGTGAATCGCAACGGCTCCTTAACCGTCCGTGTCACAAAAGCAAATGAAGATTCGTTGTTCAGAAAAATCATCAAACTGGTTGAATCAGCCCAAAACAGTGTTTCACCCGCACAGGCTTTCATCGAACGATTTGAAAATGCTTATGTAAAAGGTGTGCTGATTGTAGTGGGGCTCCTGTTATTCGTGCCGCACTTTGCGCTTGGATGGAGCTGGAGTGAAACCTTCTACCGCGCAATGGTGTTTATGGTTGTCGCGTCACCTTGCGCGCTTGTCGCCTCTATTATGCCGGCGGCGCTTTCCTTGATTTCTAATGGCGCTCGTAACGGCATGCTTGTAAAAGGAAGTGTCTATCTTGAGCAGCTGGGCTCTGTGCAAATGATCGCCTTTGATAAAACAGGCACTGTAACAAAAGGGCAGCCTGCTGTCGAAACTGTCAAGATCGCAGACGGATTCAGTGAAACGGAGGTTCTGGAGGCCGTCTATGCCATCGAAACGCAATCAAGCCATCCGCTCGCTCAAGCTATAACAGCATATGCTGAAAGCCGCGGCGTGAATCAGTCCGGATACATATCTATAGAAGAAACATCAGGGTTTGGTGTTATGGCAGAAGTGTCGGGCGCGAAATGGAAGATCGGTAAAGCGGGTTTTATCGGCGAGGAAAAGGCAGCACAATTTATCAAACAAACAGCACCTGATATTATTCAAAGCGGCTATACGATTGTATTTGTGAAAAAGGATGACCAAATAGCAGGCTGTATCGCACTGAAAGATCAAATCAGGCCAGAAGCAAAAGAGGTCATGGAAGAATTGAACCGACTGGGGATTAAAACGGCCATGCTGACAGGGGATCATGAGGACACGGCTCAAGCGATAGCGAAGGAAGCCGGAATGACAACTGTTGCAGCAGAATGCCTGCCTGACCAAAAAGTGAATGAAATCAAACGGTTAAAAGAAGAATTCGGAACGATTGCAATGGTCGGTGACGGAATCAATGATGCGCCGGCACTCAAAGCGGCGGATGTCGGCATTGCAATGGGCGGCGGAACAGATGTCGCTCTTGAGACCGCCGATATGGTCCTCATGCAAAACGATTTGAAAAAGCTCGTAAACATGTGCCGCTTGTCACGGAAAATGAACAGGATTGTCAAACAAAATATCGTGTTTTCTCTAGCTGTCATCTGCTTGCTGATTTGTGCAAACTTTTTACAGGTGATGGAATTGCCTTTTGGCGTGATTGGTCATGAGGGAAGTACGATCTTGGTTATATTGAATGGATTAAGACTTTTAAAATAA
- the stoA gene encoding endospore biogenesis thiol-disulfide oxidoreductase StoA: MLTKRLLAVCLMLLGMIACLPDVAAAEDKKPAVPAVFLMKTIEGEDISIPHKGQKTILHFWTSWCPPCKKELPQFQSFYDAHQSGNVKLVTVNLVNAEQNQQTVENFIEANKLTFPIVLDSKGELMKEYHIITIPTSFLLNEKGEIEKTKVGPMTAEQLKEWTKE, encoded by the coding sequence ATGTTGACGAAGCGCTTGCTTGCTGTATGCCTTATGTTATTGGGGATGATTGCGTGCCTTCCCGATGTAGCAGCCGCTGAGGATAAAAAGCCTGCAGTTCCCGCTGTTTTTCTTATGAAAACGATAGAAGGGGAGGATATCTCGATCCCGCATAAAGGGCAAAAAACGATCCTGCATTTTTGGACCTCATGGTGTCCGCCCTGTAAAAAGGAGCTTCCACAGTTTCAATCGTTTTATGATGCCCATCAATCTGGGAACGTGAAGCTGGTAACAGTGAATTTAGTGAACGCGGAGCAAAATCAGCAAACTGTCGAAAACTTTATTGAAGCAAACAAGCTGACCTTTCCGATTGTTCTTGATTCAAAAGGAGAATTAATGAAGGAGTACCATATCATCACGATCCCAACTTCGTTTTTGCTAAATGAAAAGGGCGAAATTGAAAAAACAAAAGTAGGCCCAATGACGGCAGAACAACTGAAAGAATGGACGAAAGAATAA
- the ykvU gene encoding sporulation protein YkvU, whose protein sequence is MNRFVKGIILLSIAAFFAECLEFVVNMILARELGEHGMGLYMSILPTIFLIIVIASLELPISISKFIAESNPKLHESMLRHAFKMTAVFTAFSTAAASIALPFIPVFDTYHPFIKGIVIGLIPIVAFTSIARGYFMGVQKMGKIAIANVLKKIIQLLCLFLFFQWYSFELDMAVLISLFVLVVSDVVVLVYLYSQFIIARRAVSGQQHIHLRGKDVRKRLLAVSIPTTGLRIFHAIVNAIEPFLVKGALLAAGVAGTAAIDQYGMLAGVAVTIGSFPAFIAHSLMVVMIPSISEAYALSQYDIVLKRLKQSIFITFGYGIPAVWIMFQFAGPLTHLFFHSPEAQYYLQLLWPYFLFHLFVMPLQACLIGMGFVKEAFYHNVWSHIVALSMMYVLGSMENLQMLGIILGMNTGMILLTSLHYATICKALRVSVFLTGGNRTPRIEG, encoded by the coding sequence ATGAATCGATTTGTGAAAGGGATCATTCTTTTATCCATTGCCGCCTTTTTCGCCGAATGCCTTGAATTTGTCGTGAATATGATTTTGGCGCGGGAGCTTGGCGAGCACGGGATGGGGCTTTACATGAGTATTTTGCCCACGATCTTTTTAATTATCGTTATCGCAAGCCTGGAATTGCCGATCTCGATTTCTAAATTTATTGCCGAGTCAAACCCTAAGCTTCATGAAAGCATGCTGAGGCACGCTTTCAAAATGACAGCCGTTTTTACAGCGTTTTCTACTGCCGCCGCCAGTATTGCGCTTCCGTTTATTCCGGTATTTGATACATACCACCCGTTTATTAAAGGGATTGTGATCGGCTTAATTCCTATTGTCGCCTTTACTTCAATTGCCAGGGGCTACTTTATGGGTGTTCAAAAAATGGGGAAAATCGCAATCGCCAATGTGCTGAAAAAAATCATCCAGCTCTTGTGCCTATTCCTCTTTTTTCAATGGTACTCATTTGAATTGGATATGGCTGTGCTGATTTCCTTGTTTGTCCTCGTCGTGAGTGATGTGGTCGTGCTTGTTTATTTATATTCACAATTTATCATCGCGAGGCGGGCGGTATCCGGCCAGCAGCACATTCATTTGCGCGGAAAGGATGTAAGAAAACGACTGCTTGCTGTATCCATTCCTACAACAGGGCTGCGTATTTTTCATGCCATTGTCAACGCAATTGAACCCTTTTTAGTAAAAGGAGCGCTTTTGGCAGCTGGCGTTGCCGGGACAGCTGCAATTGATCAATACGGAATGCTTGCCGGGGTGGCTGTAACAATAGGCTCGTTCCCTGCTTTCATTGCCCATTCGTTAATGGTTGTCATGATACCTAGTATTTCGGAAGCTTATGCGCTTTCGCAATATGACATCGTATTAAAAAGGCTGAAGCAGTCGATTTTCATTACATTTGGCTACGGTATACCGGCTGTCTGGATCATGTTCCAGTTTGCAGGCCCTCTGACACATCTGTTTTTTCACTCACCTGAGGCGCAGTATTACTTGCAGCTGTTGTGGCCATATTTTCTCTTTCATCTGTTTGTCATGCCGCTGCAGGCGTGCTTAATCGGGATGGGATTTGTGAAAGAAGCTTTTTATCACAATGTGTGGAGTCATATCGTTGCGCTAAGTATGATGTATGTGCTGGGGTCAATGGAGAATTTGCAAATGCTCGGGATTATTTTGGGAATGAACACCGGCATGATTTTGCTGACGAGCCTGCACTATGCCACGATCTGCAAAGCGCTGCGTGTATCTGTTTTTCTTACGGGAGGAAACAGAACGCCGCGTATTGAAGGATGA
- a CDS encoding cell wall hydrolase, giving the protein MTTKFTALAVFLLCFMPAAKIEHTHASLMSTKKIKHEEAKWLSHIERGTDGSFPSLSADKEKKKIKPIKLSAHTEKKEKDKPAKTTEKKETYTQSEKDLLSRLIHAEAKGESYKGKVAVASVVLNRTEQKGFPDTIRGVIYQKNAFEPVANGSIKQKPDKESIAAAEEALSSQNRETDAIFFYNPKTASDDWIRSRKIIEKIGGHIFAI; this is encoded by the coding sequence ATGACGACAAAATTCACTGCTCTGGCTGTTTTTCTTCTTTGTTTCATGCCTGCGGCAAAAATTGAACATACACATGCTTCACTCATGAGCACAAAGAAGATAAAACATGAAGAAGCGAAATGGCTTTCACATATAGAACGAGGTACAGACGGATCTTTCCCTTCACTGTCTGCTGATAAGGAGAAGAAAAAAATAAAGCCGATCAAGCTATCAGCACACACTGAAAAGAAAGAAAAAGACAAGCCAGCCAAAACAACTGAAAAGAAAGAAACATATACACAGTCTGAAAAAGATCTGCTGTCTCGTCTCATTCACGCAGAAGCTAAGGGAGAATCCTATAAAGGCAAGGTCGCTGTAGCAAGCGTTGTGCTGAACAGAACGGAACAAAAAGGGTTTCCTGATACCATTAGAGGGGTTATTTATCAGAAAAACGCCTTTGAACCAGTCGCAAACGGAAGCATTAAGCAAAAACCTGATAAAGAATCGATTGCTGCTGCTGAAGAAGCGCTGTCCTCACAAAATAGAGAAACAGATGCCATATTCTTTTATAATCCAAAAACAGCGTCGGATGATTGGATTCGTTCAAGAAAAATCATAGAAAAAATCGGCGGGCACATTTTTGCCATCTAA
- a CDS encoding YkvS family protein, which translates to MKIAKVGNVIEFKNGLTGVVEKVNENSVIVDVTIMDNYRDLELDSLTVVNHKNYKIIRDSYKTS; encoded by the coding sequence GTGAAAATCGCTAAGGTTGGAAACGTCATTGAATTTAAAAATGGATTAACCGGTGTTGTTGAAAAAGTAAATGAGAATTCTGTTATCGTTGATGTGACGATCATGGATAACTATCGGGATCTTGAGTTAGATTCATTGACAGTTGTTAATCATAAAAATTATAAGATCATCAGAGACTCCTATAAAACCTCCTAA
- a CDS encoding DUF3219 family protein, translating to MKTLRLNDVTLEMDAFKVESEPKRKIAFTLNVTSETYHDIAVLLYEKTFNVEIPDESLAFRGDITNYSTSLTNLYEAGSVSDFYIEITETHQNADS from the coding sequence GTGAAGACATTGCGTTTAAATGATGTAACGCTAGAAATGGATGCATTTAAAGTGGAAAGCGAGCCGAAGCGCAAAATCGCTTTCACCCTGAATGTGACAAGTGAGACTTATCATGATATCGCTGTCCTGTTGTATGAAAAAACGTTCAACGTCGAGATTCCTGACGAGAGTCTTGCCTTCCGGGGTGATATCACCAATTACTCAACGTCATTGACCAACCTGTACGAAGCAGGGTCCGTCAGCGATTTCTATATAGAAATAACGGAAACACACCAAAACGCCGATTCATAA
- a CDS encoding helix-turn-helix domain-containing protein: MEKQDLSLRALADKCGIRHAALSELINGKRQNINFGHIERIANALDIEDINEIISLIEVEGDNLDI; this comes from the coding sequence TTGGAAAAGCAGGATCTTTCGCTCAGAGCTCTTGCTGATAAATGCGGAATAAGACATGCAGCGTTAAGCGAGCTAATAAATGGTAAGAGGCAGAATATTAATTTCGGTCATATTGAACGTATAGCAAATGCCTTAGATATTGAAGATATAAACGAGATTATAAGTTTAATCGAAGTAGAAGGAGATAATCTTGATATTTGA
- a CDS encoding DUF1433 domain-containing protein translates to MKYQHDKDETEQELFNQAKEKMDSYIKANYSDINQITYYKEYKINPMGGISVKGYLNGNKEKEFFGLYDETNDEIGVSSVDAEEKPECQEKECDY, encoded by the coding sequence ATGAAGTACCAACATGATAAAGATGAAACAGAACAAGAACTCTTTAACCAAGCGAAAGAAAAAATGGATAGTTACATAAAAGCTAATTACAGCGATATAAATCAAATTACATACTATAAAGAGTACAAAATAAATCCTATGGGCGGTATTTCTGTAAAAGGGTATTTGAATGGTAATAAGGAAAAAGAATTCTTTGGACTTTATGATGAAACTAATGACGAAATAGGGGTTTCATCAGTCGATGCAGAAGAGAAGCCGGAGTGTCAGGAGAAAGAGTGTGATTATTAA
- a CDS encoding lipase, whose translation MSKNVVVPKISDREYYYISQISYDYETLKNHLKTQKPLKIKSPTRWYVDQIKSDDDTGLDAVVLVQAEQKNGKWVKSKNPENVVVSFAGTDLTKDPINDGVKADGGNIVFGSDPKNGAHYIVKKDAKDTSKTLGKYNGTPSQDAMLTTGDYKLIMKTSQIDQADQLVKEVKRKYNGTSTIVSTTGHSLGGSEAEYSAVNNDIYAVAFNSPSVVKLHTDNKQKEINDGLYDPYVRSIINPDDMVGAGYWNEYDRHNGTTIYTKNPALSQFSREQRLSGRWSDQIAKNLAYFIGTVIVRNPDTHGLNEANFIFDENGNITNVNGDGLVYEKNLNVLLPAGTINGGDAIKVTPKSAKKLAEKVDAMVEDLRTMIKEAQNAYQEHDEKVAELKTEFYGQVGHGFYDQLNAQDVTNTLEDIAQSYDKGPIFYDTQAEQSYIDSLQAAITDLEEIGGFLNKIADDFEEKDQMLANWLRL comes from the coding sequence ATGTCTAAAAACGTCGTTGTGCCGAAAATCAGTGATCGAGAATACTATTATATAAGCCAAATATCTTATGATTATGAAACCCTTAAAAATCATTTGAAAACCCAAAAACCCTTAAAAATAAAATCTCCTACTAGGTGGTACGTTGACCAAATAAAATCAGACGATGACACAGGGCTTGACGCGGTTGTATTAGTGCAAGCGGAACAGAAAAACGGCAAATGGGTGAAATCCAAAAACCCAGAAAATGTTGTCGTATCCTTTGCAGGAACGGATCTCACAAAAGATCCTATTAATGACGGTGTAAAAGCCGACGGCGGCAACATTGTTTTTGGAAGCGACCCCAAAAATGGAGCTCATTATATCGTTAAAAAGGACGCAAAAGACACGTCTAAAACACTCGGAAAATATAACGGAACACCTTCTCAAGACGCGATGCTTACAACCGGAGACTATAAACTCATTATGAAAACATCGCAAATCGACCAAGCAGATCAGCTCGTTAAGGAAGTTAAAAGAAAGTATAACGGAACATCGACGATTGTTTCAACAACCGGCCATTCGCTTGGAGGCTCAGAAGCTGAATACAGTGCGGTCAATAATGATATTTATGCGGTCGCGTTTAACAGCCCTTCTGTCGTCAAACTGCATACTGATAACAAGCAAAAAGAAATAAACGATGGCTTGTACGACCCTTACGTGAGGTCTATCATCAACCCGGATGATATGGTCGGAGCCGGTTACTGGAACGAATATGATCGCCACAACGGGACCACAATTTACACAAAAAATCCAGCTCTATCGCAATTCAGTCGCGAACAGAGACTTAGCGGGAGATGGAGTGACCAAATCGCTAAGAACCTCGCCTACTTTATAGGCACAGTTATTGTTCGCAATCCAGATACACACGGTTTAAATGAGGCTAATTTTATCTTTGATGAAAACGGAAATATCACAAACGTAAACGGCGATGGGCTTGTGTACGAAAAAAACTTAAACGTATTGCTGCCGGCTGGCACGATCAACGGCGGGGATGCCATTAAAGTCACTCCAAAAAGTGCGAAAAAACTCGCCGAAAAAGTTGACGCAATGGTCGAGGATCTGAGAACGATGATAAAAGAAGCGCAAAATGCTTATCAAGAGCACGATGAGAAAGTTGCCGAACTAAAAACGGAATTTTACGGTCAAGTTGGGCATGGCTTTTATGACCAGCTTAATGCGCAGGATGTAACAAATACGTTAGAGGATATAGCTCAATCTTACGATAAAGGACCAATATTTTACGACACACAGGCAGAACAATCATACATAGACTCATTGCAGGCAGCGATTACAGACCTTGAGGAGATAGGCGGCTTCTTGAATAAAATCGCCGACGACTTTGAGGAAAAAGATCAAATGCTTGCCAATTGGCTTAGATTATAG
- the queF gene encoding preQ(1) synthase, with product MTTRKDSELEGVTLLGNQGTNYLFEYAPDVLESFPNKHVNRDYFVKFNCPEFTSLCPKTGQPDFATIYISYIPDEKMVESKSLKLYLFSFRNHGDFHEDCMNIIMNDLIELMDPRYIEVWGKFTPRGGISIDPYTNYGKPGTKYEKMAEYRMMNHDLYPETIDNR from the coding sequence ATGACGACAAGAAAAGACTCAGAATTAGAAGGTGTCACACTGCTTGGCAACCAAGGAACAAATTATTTGTTTGAATATGCGCCGGACGTGCTGGAATCATTTCCGAATAAACATGTAAACCGTGATTACTTTGTAAAATTCAATTGCCCAGAGTTCACATCTTTATGCCCTAAAACAGGGCAGCCTGACTTTGCAACAATCTACATCAGCTACATTCCTGATGAAAAAATGGTTGAAAGCAAATCATTAAAACTGTATTTGTTCAGCTTCAGAAACCATGGTGACTTCCACGAAGACTGCATGAACATCATCATGAACGACTTGATCGAATTAATGGACCCGCGCTACATTGAAGTATGGGGCAAATTCACGCCAAGAGGCGGAATTTCAATTGACCCGTACACAAACTACGGAAAACCGGGCACGAAGTATGAAAAGATGGCCGAGTACCGTATGATGAATCATGATTTGTATCCGGAGACGATTGATAATCGTTAA
- the queE gene encoding 7-carboxy-7-deazaguanine synthase QueE, with the protein MAKGIPVLEIFGPTIQGEGMVIGQKTMFVRTAGCDYSCSWCDSAFTWDGSAKKDIRWMTAEEIFAELKDIGGDAFSHVTISGGNPALLKQLDAFIELLKENNIRAALETQGTVYQDWFTLIDDLTISPKPPSSKMVTNFQKLDHILTSLKENNRQHAVSLKVVIFNDEDLAFAKTVHKRYPGIPFYLQVGNDDVHTTDDQSLIAHLLGKYEALVDKVAADAELNLVRVLPQLHTLLWGNKRGV; encoded by the coding sequence ATGGCTAAAGGAATTCCTGTATTAGAAATTTTCGGCCCGACGATTCAAGGAGAAGGCATGGTGATCGGACAGAAAACAATGTTCGTTCGCACAGCCGGCTGTGATTATTCCTGCAGCTGGTGTGACTCCGCCTTCACTTGGGACGGGTCTGCTAAAAAAGATATTCGCTGGATGACGGCTGAGGAGATTTTTGCAGAGCTTAAAGACATTGGGGGAGACGCGTTTTCCCACGTGACGATCTCGGGCGGCAACCCGGCCCTGTTAAAGCAGCTGGATGCTTTTATCGAACTGCTGAAGGAAAACAACATTCGTGCAGCGCTGGAAACCCAAGGGACCGTTTATCAAGATTGGTTTACGCTGATCGATGATCTGACAATTTCTCCAAAACCGCCAAGCTCAAAAATGGTGACGAACTTTCAAAAGCTCGATCACATTTTGACTTCACTTAAAGAGAATAACAGGCAGCACGCAGTCAGCTTGAAGGTAGTCATTTTTAATGATGAAGATTTGGCGTTTGCAAAAACAGTGCACAAGCGTTACCCGGGAATCCCGTTTTATTTACAAGTCGGTAATGATGACGTGCATACGACAGATGATCAGTCACTGATTGCACATTTGCTAGGAAAATATGAAGCGCTTGTTGATAAGGTAGCTGCTGACGCGGAGCTGAATCTGGTCAGGGTGCTTCCGCAGCTGCACACCCTGTTATGGGGCAACAAACGCGGCGTATAA